One window from the genome of Sulfodiicoccus acidiphilus encodes:
- a CDS encoding CBS domain-containing protein: MEVNLGSSVREALKGMIDKQEYHAVVLDEGEVVGILSLKDVASRLFIPMEEGVELLEFGNLEVLMETGVASVMTPDPVVAPNEEEAIRLMVERNVGAVPVVSTTYKGTVTEHTVLPRLFQSAVEARSISSRPIIFADEEFTVEEAMELMIKRNIRRLPVGSESNVRALTTLFLILKGVLLDYRPDILYEPVLKFSEEPIFGTTVGEVARKLYQRPAVGAAIVEDGIVTERDLVRLLYNAL, translated from the coding sequence GTGGAAGTAAACTTAGGGTCTTCCGTGAGGGAGGCCCTCAAGGGCATGATAGATAAGCAGGAGTATCACGCCGTGGTTCTGGATGAGGGAGAGGTGGTCGGAATATTGAGCCTTAAGGACGTAGCTTCACGCCTCTTCATTCCTATGGAGGAGGGCGTGGAACTCCTAGAGTTCGGGAACTTGGAGGTACTAATGGAGACCGGAGTGGCTTCTGTGATGACCCCCGATCCCGTAGTTGCTCCGAACGAGGAGGAAGCCATAAGGTTGATGGTAGAAAGGAACGTAGGTGCGGTTCCGGTAGTTTCTACGACTTACAAAGGGACTGTGACGGAACACACTGTTTTACCCAGGTTGTTCCAGTCAGCTGTGGAGGCGAGATCCATATCGAGCAGGCCGATAATCTTCGCCGACGAAGAGTTCACCGTGGAGGAGGCTATGGAGCTCATGATAAAGAGAAACATAAGGAGGTTACCTGTGGGCTCTGAGAGTAACGTGAGAGCATTGACTACCTTGTTCCTGATCCTTAAGGGGGTCTTGCTGGACTACAGACCCGACATACTCTACGAGCCTGTCCTGAAGTTCTCGGAGGAGCCGATATTCGGCACGACGGTAGGGGAAGTCGCCAGGAAGCTCTACCAGAGGCCGGCGGTGGGGGCTGCCATAGTAGAAGATGGAATAGTCACGGAGAGGGACCTTGTAAGACTTTTATATAACGCACTCTAG
- a CDS encoding peroxiredoxin — protein MKLYQKFPETQVLTTKGPIDFYKDVFGKGKWLFLFAHPADFTPVCTTEFVEFQKAYEEFKKLNVELVGMSVDSIYSHIAWLSDIEQKYGTKIDFPLIADPDKKFARLLDIVDDASGVTIRAVFLVNPEGVIRFMAYYPIEYGRKIEELLRITKAAIVNAKAKVSLPANWEPGKEVIVPAPTIIDEARMRLNMPNAKSWYLMFKKYEELPPEQRV, from the coding sequence ATGAAGTTGTATCAGAAGTTTCCGGAAACCCAAGTTCTGACCACTAAGGGACCAATAGACTTCTACAAGGACGTCTTCGGGAAGGGGAAGTGGCTCTTCCTCTTCGCCCACCCGGCAGACTTCACGCCCGTCTGCACCACGGAGTTCGTTGAGTTCCAGAAGGCGTACGAGGAGTTCAAGAAGCTCAACGTGGAGTTAGTGGGAATGAGTGTGGACAGCATATACTCTCACATCGCTTGGTTGAGCGACATTGAGCAGAAGTACGGGACAAAGATAGATTTCCCGCTCATAGCTGACCCAGACAAGAAGTTCGCAAGACTACTGGACATAGTGGACGACGCCTCTGGGGTCACAATAAGGGCAGTGTTCCTTGTCAACCCAGAGGGGGTGATAAGGTTTATGGCCTACTATCCAATAGAGTACGGGAGGAAAATAGAGGAATTACTGAGAATAACCAAGGCGGCCATAGTCAACGCCAAGGCGAAGGTGTCCCTCCCTGCGAATTGGGAACCGGGAAAGGAAGTCATAGTCCCCGCGCCTACAATAATCGACGAGGCAAGGATGAGACTTAACATGCCCAACGCCAAGTCGTGGTACTTGATGTTCAAGAAGTACGAGGAGTTGCCCCCCGAGCAGAGAGTCTAA
- a CDS encoding cysteine hydrolase family protein — protein MRVEVPEVKIAEKVVLDPRTSAVVVVDMQNDFVRREGKLYVPSAESTILPISKLVKLARSSGSLVIYTQDWHMKDDPEFKIWGEHALAGSWGAEVVEELRPMEGDLVVKKYRYDAFFESPMDYLLRVKGVRTLVVTGTVANICVLHTAASAALRWYDVVLPKDTVSAMTEFDYYSTLRQVDFLYKGTITTSDKVSWRRED, from the coding sequence GTGAGAGTGGAAGTTCCAGAAGTGAAGATCGCCGAGAAAGTAGTGCTCGATCCAAGGACGTCTGCCGTAGTCGTGGTAGACATGCAGAACGACTTTGTGAGGAGGGAAGGTAAGCTTTACGTTCCCTCGGCGGAGTCAACCATATTACCAATTTCCAAACTAGTGAAGTTGGCTAGGAGTTCCGGTTCTCTAGTTATTTACACTCAGGACTGGCACATGAAGGACGACCCCGAGTTCAAGATATGGGGAGAACACGCCCTGGCGGGGAGCTGGGGAGCTGAAGTCGTGGAGGAGTTGAGGCCGATGGAGGGCGACTTGGTGGTCAAGAAGTACAGGTACGACGCATTCTTCGAGAGCCCCATGGACTACCTCCTAAGAGTCAAGGGGGTGAGGACGCTGGTGGTCACGGGGACAGTGGCCAACATTTGCGTCCTCCACACGGCAGCGAGTGCAGCCCTGAGGTGGTACGACGTGGTTCTCCCCAAGGACACCGTCTCTGCAATGACCGAGTTCGATTACTACTCCACTCTGAGACAGGTGGACTTTCTCTATAAGGGTACTATAACCACGTCAGATAAAGTGAGTTGGAGGAGGGAGGATTGA
- a CDS encoding glycosyltransferase: MIGYIFDALGAIAAVLLLAQIWKERELFGNSGMFCCPKASVIVPVKGRDIGFRDNVRSLLSQDYPNYEVIYVTDGEDEVYQELVQLGVKSVVSSFKCDGCSGKVRAQLSGLGVAGGEVIVFADSDTFYPSNWLRTMVAPLDRYAATTTFSWPRPNKLTLRNLLRAGFWTLGFESQFVGGRFLWGGSMAFRRDFLDREAIEEMSKEWCDDCTLTRLVKERGGKIAFLGEAIPANVYDERSLLSWSTRQIVTIRKYSPRGARVFLVIGSFFSFLLIGSLLTGAWVGLIPFPLWAAKNALRARKLKSWALPGILMSVPAIFYAFALLVMKWRENKVIWRGVEYHLSIKGERP, encoded by the coding sequence GTGATAGGTTACATCTTCGACGCCCTAGGTGCCATTGCCGCGGTTTTACTTCTGGCTCAGATTTGGAAGGAAAGGGAGCTCTTCGGCAACTCTGGAATGTTCTGCTGTCCCAAGGCCTCGGTGATAGTTCCGGTTAAGGGACGCGACATAGGCTTTAGGGACAACGTTCGTTCCCTCCTGTCCCAGGATTACCCGAACTACGAGGTCATATACGTCACCGACGGAGAGGACGAGGTATACCAGGAATTGGTGCAGTTGGGCGTGAAGTCGGTTGTGAGCTCCTTCAAATGCGACGGCTGCAGCGGGAAGGTGAGGGCTCAGCTTAGCGGCCTCGGGGTAGCGGGAGGCGAGGTGATAGTCTTCGCCGATTCCGACACGTTTTACCCTAGCAACTGGCTCAGGACAATGGTTGCACCTCTCGACAGATACGCAGCCACCACCACCTTCTCTTGGCCCAGGCCCAACAAGCTAACTCTGAGGAACCTCCTGAGGGCGGGATTTTGGACTCTGGGTTTCGAGTCCCAGTTCGTAGGAGGGAGGTTCCTGTGGGGAGGTTCCATGGCCTTCAGGAGAGATTTCTTGGATCGGGAGGCCATAGAGGAGATGTCCAAGGAGTGGTGTGACGACTGCACCCTGACTAGGTTGGTTAAGGAGAGGGGAGGGAAGATAGCCTTCTTAGGGGAGGCCATTCCCGCTAACGTCTACGACGAGAGGAGCCTCCTCTCTTGGTCGACGAGACAGATAGTAACTATAAGGAAGTACTCGCCTCGTGGCGCTAGAGTTTTTCTCGTTATAGGTTCCTTCTTCTCCTTTCTCTTGATAGGTTCCCTCCTGACCGGAGCGTGGGTGGGATTGATTCCCTTTCCACTGTGGGCCGCGAAGAACGCCTTGAGAGCGAGGAAGTTGAAGTCCTGGGCATTGCCGGGGATACTCATGTCAGTTCCAGCCATATTCTACGCCTTCGCACTCCTAGTCATGAAGTGGAGGGAAAACAAGGTGATTTGGCGCGGAGTAGAGTACCACCTCAGCATCAAAGGTGAAAGACCTTGA
- a CDS encoding Rieske 2Fe-2S domain-containing protein: MEGGKVIARRNDIIFLRKLLRAMKDPKTKFDPSRFASEGRDYLYNYVNENVEPVNEERRTFLKGLIIGVSAVAVLGSIPRVLGYLNQPLTTLPKFPTLLLVDSNGDPVKASDTTLIPVNSPIITLFTYPMVNDPNFILRLGDAQGNEVQVPPAKVTVPATGEVYLFPGGVGPKKSIVAYSAICQHLGCRPPEIHFYPPQYVSPAQLSAADPNLLTPQALAAARAANVPAIIHCDCHGSTYDPYRGAAVLTGPTTRPLPTAELVWDPSTDYLYVTRMIGVPIFGAPNGNDLEGFPLPTMNSDYTGTTEVEATINTFR, encoded by the coding sequence ATGGAAGGCGGGAAGGTAATCGCGAGGAGGAACGACATAATCTTCCTGCGAAAGCTCCTTAGGGCTATGAAGGATCCCAAGACCAAGTTCGACCCCTCTAGGTTCGCCAGCGAAGGGAGGGATTACCTTTACAATTACGTTAACGAGAACGTGGAGCCGGTTAACGAGGAGAGAAGGACCTTCTTAAAGGGCCTTATAATAGGAGTTAGCGCAGTCGCTGTTCTGGGGTCGATCCCTCGGGTTCTAGGGTACCTCAATCAACCCCTGACCACGCTGCCCAAGTTCCCGACTTTGTTGTTGGTGGACTCCAACGGTGATCCAGTAAAGGCCTCCGACACCACACTTATTCCTGTCAATTCCCCAATCATTACTCTTTTCACCTATCCCATGGTTAACGACCCAAACTTCATTTTGAGGTTGGGGGACGCCCAGGGGAACGAGGTACAGGTACCTCCAGCTAAGGTTACCGTCCCAGCGACAGGGGAGGTGTACTTGTTCCCTGGAGGAGTGGGTCCGAAGAAGTCCATAGTGGCTTACAGCGCCATATGCCAACACCTGGGTTGCAGGCCTCCGGAAATACACTTCTATCCCCCCCAATACGTAAGTCCAGCCCAGCTCAGCGCCGCTGACCCCAACCTATTGACTCCCCAGGCACTGGCCGCTGCCCGAGCCGCTAACGTCCCAGCTATAATACACTGCGACTGTCACGGCTCCACCTACGATCCCTACAGGGGAGCGGCCGTACTTACTGGCCCTACCACGAGGCCCCTTCCTACAGCTGAGCTCGTGTGGGACCCCAGCACTGATTACCTTTACGTGACTAGAATGATAGGTGTACCCATATTCGGGGCTCCAAACGGAAACGATTTGGAGGGATTCCCGTTACCGACGATGAACAGCGACTACACGGGCACGACCGAGGTTGAAGCCACAATAAACACGTTCAGGTGA
- the thsA gene encoding thermosome subunit alpha, translating to MASGTPVIMLREGTSRSTGRDALRNNIIAARTLAEILRSSLGPKGLDKMLIDSFGDVTITNDGATIVKDMEIQHPAAKLLVEAAKAQDSEVGDGTTSAVVLAGLLLEKAERLLDQNVHPTIIIEGYKRAQERALEAISQVGVKVDVTDLHSKQAEEGMRKVVETTLSSKFMVGESSHKLVQLVIDAIRGVAERREDGTYNVNMDNVKIDKKKGGSLEDSALVRGLILDKEVVHAAMPRRVEKAKIAVVDFGLEVEKPEITAKISITSPEQIRNFLDEQTKYLKEMVDKLAAIGANVVVCQKGIDDVAQHFLAKKGIMAVRRVKRSDIEKLEKAIGARIISSVKDAAQDDLGYADLVEERKVGNDKMVFIEGVKKERVVNVLLRGSNDMAIDEAERSINDALHALRNLLRNPSIVAGGGAVEEEVSYKLRQFATQVGGKEQLAVQAYAEAVEEMALLLAETAGLEPVSTLVELRNKHSKGLSNSGVDVMKGKLADDMIALNIVDPVRVKEQVIKSATEAATAVLKIDDIIAAAPTKAPQGGGGGPEAGGGMPGMGGFGGD from the coding sequence ATGGCAAGTGGAACACCAGTAATAATGTTGAGGGAAGGCACCTCCAGGTCCACTGGCAGGGACGCCCTCAGGAACAACATAATAGCGGCCCGCACCTTGGCCGAGATACTGAGGTCCAGCCTGGGGCCCAAGGGGCTGGACAAGATGCTCATAGACAGCTTCGGCGACGTCACCATAACCAACGACGGCGCCACAATAGTCAAGGACATGGAGATACAGCACCCTGCGGCCAAGCTCCTGGTGGAGGCGGCCAAGGCCCAGGACTCGGAGGTGGGGGACGGCACCACCAGCGCGGTGGTGCTGGCCGGCCTCCTCCTGGAGAAGGCGGAGAGGCTCCTCGACCAGAACGTCCACCCCACGATAATAATAGAGGGGTACAAGAGGGCCCAGGAGAGGGCGTTGGAGGCGATCAGCCAAGTAGGTGTTAAGGTGGACGTGACTGACCTGCACTCCAAGCAAGCGGAGGAAGGCATGAGGAAGGTGGTGGAGACCACCCTGTCGAGCAAGTTCATGGTGGGAGAGAGTTCCCACAAGTTGGTGCAGCTCGTGATAGACGCCATAAGGGGTGTGGCGGAAAGGAGAGAGGACGGAACCTACAACGTGAACATGGACAACGTAAAGATAGACAAGAAGAAAGGGGGCTCCTTGGAAGACTCCGCTCTAGTGAGGGGGCTCATCTTGGACAAAGAGGTTGTACACGCTGCCATGCCAAGGAGGGTCGAGAAGGCCAAGATAGCTGTCGTTGACTTCGGTCTGGAGGTCGAGAAACCGGAGATCACGGCCAAGATAAGCATCACCTCCCCAGAGCAGATAAGGAACTTCCTGGACGAGCAGACTAAGTACCTCAAGGAGATGGTAGACAAACTGGCCGCAATAGGGGCGAACGTGGTGGTGTGCCAGAAGGGTATAGACGACGTAGCCCAGCACTTCCTGGCCAAGAAGGGCATAATGGCCGTTAGGAGGGTGAAGAGGAGCGACATCGAGAAGCTGGAGAAGGCCATCGGCGCCAGGATAATAAGCAGCGTAAAGGACGCCGCTCAGGATGACCTAGGCTACGCTGACCTCGTGGAGGAGAGGAAGGTAGGTAACGACAAGATGGTGTTCATAGAAGGAGTGAAGAAGGAGAGGGTCGTCAATGTACTCCTGAGGGGCTCAAACGACATGGCCATAGACGAGGCCGAGAGGAGCATAAACGACGCCCTTCACGCGCTCAGGAACCTGTTGAGGAACCCAAGCATAGTGGCAGGAGGAGGGGCAGTAGAGGAGGAAGTGAGCTACAAGCTGAGACAGTTCGCCACTCAAGTAGGTGGAAAAGAACAGCTAGCTGTTCAGGCCTACGCAGAGGCCGTTGAGGAGATGGCCTTGCTCCTAGCCGAGACGGCGGGTCTAGAGCCCGTGAGCACTCTGGTGGAGCTCAGGAACAAACACTCCAAGGGACTTTCAAACAGCGGAGTTGACGTGATGAAAGGAAAACTGGCCGACGACATGATAGCACTAAACATAGTGGATCCGGTGAGGGTCAAGGAACAGGTCATAAAGAGCGCCACTGAGGCTGCCACAGCAGTGTTGAAAATAGACGATATCATAGCTGCCGCACCGACGAAGGCACCACAAGGAGGAGGGGGAGGTCCAGAGGCCGGTGGCGGTATGCCAGGAATGGGTGGCTTCGGAGGAGACTGA
- a CDS encoding amidohydrolase family protein gives MFHTGTSLGEGDRNKYGDPILLDDVIKDNNLTVVIAHAGRPLWWDLAFFLARSYPDIYLELSWFLPESLKSYISRLDQVLEKSIYGSDFPSYKEQRLTGHPSRSCNE, from the coding sequence ATGTTTCACACCGGAACCAGCTTGGGTGAGGGGGATAGGAACAAGTACGGCGATCCCATACTCCTTGACGACGTAATTAAGGACAACAACCTTACAGTAGTCATAGCCCACGCAGGAAGGCCCTTGTGGTGGGACCTAGCCTTCTTCTTGGCGAGAAGCTATCCCGACATCTACTTGGAGCTCTCTTGGTTCCTTCCCGAATCGCTCAAGAGCTACATTTCCAGGCTCGATCAAGTTTTAGAGAAGTCCATTTACGGAAGCGACTTTCCCAGCTACAAGGAACAGCGCCTAACTGGACATCCCTCGAGGTCTTGTAACGAGTGA
- a CDS encoding vitamin K epoxide reductase family protein has product MEKKGSKLAGPLSNALLTVGAADSAYLLVLTEVGKPPSLCGVSGPVDCAKVEFSPFSHFFGVPVALLGLVWFLLVAFLWNWNKGRWTVPYLWVLATVFVGYLVYTELLIRSVCIYCSLAQAMGVLMILPILLKEHDGS; this is encoded by the coding sequence TTGGAAAAGAAAGGGAGTAAACTTGCGGGACCCCTCTCTAACGCGTTGTTGACCGTGGGAGCTGCTGACTCCGCTTACCTACTTGTCCTGACCGAGGTCGGTAAACCTCCCAGCCTCTGTGGCGTTTCCGGTCCAGTAGACTGTGCGAAAGTAGAGTTCAGTCCCTTCTCTCACTTCTTTGGGGTTCCCGTCGCCCTTCTGGGACTAGTATGGTTCCTGTTGGTAGCGTTCCTGTGGAATTGGAATAAGGGAAGGTGGACTGTACCCTACCTCTGGGTGCTGGCGACTGTCTTCGTGGGCTACTTGGTCTACACGGAGTTACTGATACGCTCTGTGTGCATTTACTGTAGCTTGGCCCAAGCCATGGGCGTACTGATGATCTTGCCCATCCTTTTGAAGGAACACGACGGCTCCTGA